The genomic window TAGGTTGGAGTCATATGAAGGGGTTGCTATTAGAATTCGTAAAGGTGTTTTAGACGCTGCGGCCACGTCCATAACGGAGGGGGTAGGAGTTAGGGTTTTGGCCGATGGCTCATGGGGTTTCAGCTTTACCGAGAAGATAAGCCGAGATAGTTTATATAAGGCCGTGGAGAACGCCGTGAAGATGGCTAAGGCCTCAGCTCTCGCTAAGACTAAACCTGTCAAACTTGCCGAGGTTAAAACGGTGAGAGATAGATGTACCGCGGAGGTTAAGGAAAGCCCTATAGATGTGCCGACTGAGGAGAAGGTTAGACTCGCGTTTGAGGTTGACCGGTTTCTCAGAGCCTATAGAGGGATCAGAGAGGATACCGTGCATTATGGAGACAGCGTTTTCAGAAAAATCTTCGTCAATAGTGAAGGCAGTGAGATCACGATAGAGGGGTGTAGAGTTTCTCTCGGGATATATGCGGTAGGAGGTAGCCCTACGTCTCCTTCGTCGGCGCACGAACTCATAGGCGGTGTGGGAGGATATGAACTCGTTAAAGGCGATATCTCCCTTAAGACGGCCGAGACGGTCGCTGAGCGTGTTATAAGACTCGCAGAAGCAGGTATTCCTAGAGGAGGAGCCTACACTGTCGTACTCGATAACGAGCTTTTGGGACTGATAGTTCACGAGGCCTTCGGACACACGGCTGAGGCGGATATGGTTATATCCGGCTCTATTTTGACAGGCAAACTCGGCGAGACTGTAGCTTCTGAGCTTGTAACGATCGTAGACGACCCTGGACCTATCCATGCTAACGGCTGGACTCCCTACGACGACGAGGGGGTTAAAGCTCGTAAAGTAGTCATAGTCGACAAAGGAGTTTTAAGAGAGTATATGCATAACAGAGAGACCGCGGCTCTGATGAACGCCGAACCAGCTGGAAACGCCAGAGCCCAAAGCTACGGTTTTCCACCGTTGATACGTATGAGAAACACCTATATGGAGCCTGGGGACTGGAGCCCCGAGGAGATCATAGAGGATACTAGGGAGGGCTTCTATCTTAAAGGTGGAGTCGGAGGGCAAGCGGACTCCAACGGAGAGTTCATGTTTAGCGTTCAAGAAGCTTGGCGTATAGAGAACGGAGAGCTTAAGGAGCCTTACAGAGGCGTAACGGTCTCCGGGAACGCCGTGGATGTTTTGAAGAGCATAGACGCGGTAGGTAGGGATTTAAAGATCTCGTCACCCGGTACATGCGGTAAGGGACAGCTGGTCCCGGTAGATGGTGGAGGACCGCATATAAGATGTAAGTTGATAGTGGGTGGTATGAGATGAGCTTGAGCGAGCTTGCGGTTAAGTATGCGTTAAGGCTTGGGGCTTCAGAGGCGCATAGCGTAGAGTCGGAGGGAGAGGTAATCAGGGTTGAAGTCGAGAGAGATACTATATCTAGCGTATCGTATGGAAGAAGCTCTTCGCTGAGTTTAGCCGTCATAACCGGTAACCGTATAGGGTTCTCCTCTATGAAAAATCCGACCGAGGAGTCTATCAAACTTCTAGCCGAAAGAGGCTATGAGCTTGCTAAAGCCCTTAAGCCGAATCCGTACTGGAAAGGACTCCCAAAGCCTAAGCCATATCCCCACGTCGAGGGTTTATACGACCGAAAGATCTCAGAGCTGGGCGTCGAAGAAGCTGTGGAACTCATGAAGACCGCGGTATCTATAGTTAAAGACCGAGATAGTAGGGTATCTGTTGTAAACGGCACTTTGTCGGTAAGCTCTTCCAATAGGACGATAGCGAACAGCGAAGGGATATATTGCGAGGAGCGGTTTACGACGATGTACTGCGGCTTACTCACCGTGGCTAAGGAAGGGGGAGAGGTCGGAAGCTTCGCATACGAAGACCATTCCTCTCGAAGAATGGACCTTGATATAGAAAACCTAGCGATTAAAGCCGCCGAGAAAGCTTTGGCCTCCTTGAGACCGAAAACGCTGAAGAGTTTTAAAGGAACGGTTATATTCGACCCTGACGTCTCGAGGATGCTATTCTCAGCCCTGTCGGCTGCCTATAACGGTTTAAACATCTGGCGAGGGATAAGTCCTTTAAAAGGTAGACTAGGTGAAAAGATAGCCACCGAGCAGCTGACGATAGTCGACGATGGTGTTAGGCCTTGGGGATTAGCATCTTCGAAGGCCGACGGTGAAGGCTCTCCGAGGAGAACCACAGTCGTCATCGAAGATGGAATCCTTAAAGCATTTATAAACAACACGTTCACCGCTAGACTCTTAAACATGGAGGAGACGGGTAACGCGGCTGGACTCTTAGACGTGGCACCTTCGAATACTGTGGTTAAACCCGGTGATTACGATGTCGAGGAGATGGTCTGTGAAACCGATGTGGGATTATACGTCGGGAGGCTCTCGGGGCATATAAGGTTTGAAGACGGTTTGATCTCGGGAACCGCTAAACAGGCGTTTCTGATAAAGAACGGTGAAAGACGTTATCCAGTTACGGAATGTATGATATCTGGGAACCTTTACGACATTCTTAAGAACATAACAGGGCTAAGCCGTGAAGTAGAGGTTAAATGGAGCACCATAGTTCCAACCGTTATGGTGGAGAACGTCTCGATAATCGGTGGAGGAAAACCTTAAACCAGACGTATTGATTTAGACCATATGGCCGATGAAGAAAGTCACCTAAGAACGACCCTTAGGTGGATGAGTTTATCCTGGGGTATCTGAGGCTGGTCTATATTTATTAAATACATGTTCAGAGTTTTACATGTAGAAATATACATATGTATAAATACCGTTGGCAAGCAAATATATGCCGTTATTTCATGATCACCTTAGGAGGATTAAAGATTGGAGTTTAGACCCTGGTCTTCCGGAAGGATCATACATATGCCTAATAGAAGACTGGGTGGCTGTGTGATAACCTTTAAGCCAGAGGCCCTGAGATCTATAGGCGTTTTAGAGCAGATAACGGATAAAGTGGCTTCGAAGGAAGCACCGATCCTCCTTCTTAAAACAAGCATCGGCTTGGAAGACATCGCCGAGGCTCTTATAATACTCGATCTGACTGGCTTAAACATAAGTATAGAGGAGATTGCATCAGAGATCGAGAGCATTCCCTTAGTCGACCACGTTGAGATATTGAAGCCGGTGACCGATGGGGTGATAATCGATTACGTGCACTTTCCGCCGATGATCATGGGTAATAGAGCTATACTTATGAGGAAGATACTCTTCGAAGCCTTAGTTAAGCGGGGTTATGACCAGTTTGGCCCCATATACTCGGTCATGCTGTACCATATAGGGTTCCACATAGGTGTCGAAAGTTTTAGAGAGCATATTGAGGTCGTTAACGGGAATAAAGAACAGGCGTTAAAGCTTGCTGAAGCGATGTTTAAACATGCTGGGTTTGGTGTTTTAGAAACCGATTTATCCATCGAAAAGGGGTTAGGAAAGATCAGGGTATATGGTTCTTTAGAATGCGAAGTGTTTAAAGAGGCGAACAAGCCGTCGAGCCACTTTATACGGGGGATCATAGCCGGCTGGGTGGCGGCGTTAGCCGGTGAGAAACGTGAGGTCGAGGAGATTAAATGTATAGCCGCTGGAGCCCCTTACTGCGAGTTCCATATAAAGGAGGCAGGTGTGGAGAAAACGTTGTAAAAACCCCAATAGTTTAAATGACACCGGTCTAATCTAGTTTCTGGAGCTAGATGAGTAGATCGGTTCAGAGACTGCTTAAACCCATTTTGAGCATAAGCTTCTCGCTAACTTTGGTTTTGTCGATTCTTAGTTTTACTGTTCAGACGCCTAGGAGGTTTTCTAACCCTCCAACCGTCGGAGATATAGGGTTCTGGAACATAAGCAGAGCCGTCGAAGAGCCTTTAGACATAAAGTTCTACGATGAGGAGACTAGAAAGGGTTATGATCATCTGGTAAAGGTTAGATGGCTAACATATGTGAGCGAATACTATGGAGGAGCTGAGGTTAGGATAAACGGGTTTATAGCCCAGCCGGCAGATCAAACGAAGCCTCTACCGGCTATTCTGATGCTTCACGGAACAAACGGTTCGTCAAGAGGATTTTTAGACCAAGCTGTATACATCGCCTCAAGGGGATATGTCGTCATGGCTATAGATGCACCGGGATGCGGAGAATCCTCTAAAGAGCCTGCTTGCACGGTTTGGAACATAGTCAACGTATCTGGTGGCCCTAAGGGTGCATACTACTATCACGCTGCTTGGTCGGCTTTAAGGGCGGTAACCGTTTTAACGAGCCTACCGGAGGTCGACCCCGACCGGATCGTGGTGGCCGGTGCCTCCATGGGCGGATTGGAAACATATATGGTAGCGGCCGTCGACCCTAGGGTTAAGGCTGCGATACCTATAGTGGCCTCTGGAAACTACAGAGACCTCGTGATGGCAGGTAGCTTGGCGAACCTCATGGCTCCGGAGGAATTAGACATAAACTCGGAGGAGGCCGAGTTGTTATTAAAGTTTCTAGATGTCTACTTTTACGCGGCTGAGCTTGATAAGCCTGTATTCATGCTCGTCTCCACGAACGATGAGTTCTTCACCCTACACGCTATAAACGACACGTTCAACGTGATACCATATCCCGGTAAGCTCATGAACCTAGCTCCGAACTGGGGGCATTTCGAAGCTTACGATGGATGGATAGCCGCCGCGACGCTGTGGCTTGATAGCTTATTCAAAGGCGGAGACCCCATACCTGTGCCGAAGGTAAGCTATAGGATTGTGAATTGGAAGCTCGAAGTCGAGGCGAATTATGCGGAGGGGTATACGGCTTCTATCGTCTGGAAAAGCGGATTTCCCGGGAGTATGTGGGTTAGAAAGCCCATGAGGCTTGAAGATGGAAGATGGGTCGGTGAGGTGGAGCCTGTCCTACCGTCTAAGGTATTCTTCTACGTCGCTTTCGAACGTGAAGGGGTTCAGATATGTACGAGTCCGGTCTACGAAACCCGTTTAACCTCTCTCCATCTACCGCTTTTACTCCTGGTAGTGACTGCTATAAGTGTAGTCTACCATAGACGTAGACTATTCGAAGCCGTGGATAGGGAACATATTGTGGGCTTATCTGGATGGTTGCTGGCAGCTCTAGGATTCTTGGGAAGCTACATAGTGATCCCAGATAGGACGGAAGTGATGCTTTGGGACCTCCTTGAACGCTATGGGTTAACCGTAGGATTGAATCCATGGCTTACCGGAACGCTGGTCGTTCTTCTAGCTCTACACTTAACCCTTGCGCTCCTAAAGCCTAGACTATGCATCATACCAGCTTCCATAAGCTTCATAGCGCTCTTATCTATACTAGGAGTGATACAGAACCTTGTTTTCAAACGTCTAACCGTGACGCTGGGGTATGGGGTATATCTTCTTTTAACAGCGGTAATAGTCCACGCGGCTCATCTAGGCTTTGAAGCCTTACTTAGTAAGCTCAAACGTAAGAGAGTTAACGTCATCAAGCGGTAGTTGGGCGGTGTGTTCTTCTGAATAATCCTGGATGAAGTCTCACTATGGTCTTCACTATCAGATAGGGTAATAGCACAGATAGGATCGAGTGTATGACGTTGAATACCGCCGTCAGTGTAAGGGCCGTGATCAGCGCATTCGCCGGGGTACCCGCGTTTAACCCCGCAGCCTTCAGCATCATCGAAGCCAAGTCTAGAAACTCTGGGAAAAGTACGACAAGCACCAAGTAGTTAAAGACGGACATCACTATGACCCTTGCGATCGTTCCTAAAACCATAGAAACCGATAGAGTTTTGACGCTGGCCATATAGCTCTTGTTCTTTCCACATAGTCTGCGGCCAGCTTCCATACCCAATATGAGAGAGGCTAAAGCAGCGAACTTCATAGCCGGGCCTAAAGGAGTGAACTCACCTATCGGAGTGAGGACAAGCCAGTATACTATGGCGCTCGCCATGCCTGGTTTGAATCCCATGGCTAGATAAGCAACCATGCAGGGAATCTCCGCTATTTCAAACTTCAAGTAGGTTAAAACCGGAAAAGGGAAAGTAGTGAAGCCTTTTAGAAGAGTCAGGAGAACCGACAATGCGCCGAATACTATTGTGAACGCTATCTCTAAACTAGACGACCGCCCAACCATCTTTTTCACCACTCTCCCCTTTAGAAGGGGGGACCCCGTAATTAAGTTTTACCCAAAAAACTATTTTTACTCAAATTTGAGTAAAGATCCTTTGAGAGAAAGTTAATTAGGTAACGTGTTGCCACTCTTCTATCGGTGCTCCAGTATGCGCATGGTTCTTCTGGGAAATACAGGGCTTGAGGTTTCTCGGCTATGTATAGGTACAGATTACTCAGAGGTTTACGGCTCTCCGGAGGGGGAGGGGGTTCAAATATTTTTAGAAGGGTTTAAACAGGGAGTAAACTTTTGGGATACAGCTGAGAGCTACGGTTCCTATCCGGCTATGCAGGCCGCCCTCAAACAGATAGATAGAGAAAAGATCGTCATAACGGGTAAAAGCTATGGAGCAAGTAGACGCGAGGTCGAAAGAGACCTCGAAGATGCTTTACGAGAGATCGGGACGACTTACGCGGATATCTTCATGCTCCATGCAGTCGACAGTATGGAAGAGTTCAGGAGGAGACGTGACGCCTTAGATTTTCTGCTCGAGATGAAGGAAAAGGGTATCGTGAAAGCCGTAGGTGTTTCAACTCATTCAGCCCGGGTCGCATGGTCCATGGCTGAAGTACCTGAGATAGACGTCGTCTTAACGGTTTTGAATATCAAGGGACTTAGACTCACCGATGGAGACTTAGACCTTGCGAAATCGGCTGTTAAAAGACTCTATGAGGCTGGTAAAGGAGTGTACTTGATGAAGGTTCTGGCTAGAGGTAGGCTCGCGGATATGTACGAGGAGGCTCTCAGGTATGTTTTTAGGATACCGTATGTGCACTCGATATCTGTTGGGATAAAGAGCCTAAACGAGCTTAGAGAAGCTGTCCGTATAGCCAACGAGGCTACACCTGAGCTGAATAATCGTCGGTAAGTCGGGGTCTCGTCTCTATGACGGCTAAGTATTTGCTACGGGTATGTATGCCGGCGAGAGATTGGCCTAGAGTAACAGACGTGTTAGCTAGTATAGAGAATGCCCAAACCCTAAGCCACACCGTAAACATATGTTTTCCAGAGAGGCCTGACTTGGCCGTCGTAGAAACCGTTATGATCCTTGAATGCGAGCCTAGATATGCCTTAGAAGTAAGAAAGAAACTCTCTAGAAGAACTAGAGGTACCATAGGGTTCTACGCGATCTACCGAATCAGGAAACCGTAGAGAACTCTACGAACCATCGTCGCAACCCTAGGGGTAAAAGGATAAAGAGGTGTATGTACAGTCTTCCACTTGTGGGAGAGGGCGAACTTATATTCGTAGGGTTTGGTTTAGGCGACCTGGGACTGACAGTTAAAGGCCTTGAGATAGTCAAAAACGCCGATAAGATCTACGTGGAGACATACACGAACTACACACCAGATTGGGTCGTCGAAAGACTTGAGGAGCTATCGGGCCGACGGTTCGAGAGAGTTTCTAGGAAAGAGCTTGAAGAATCGGGTGGAGCTACGTTGCTGGAGACCGCGTCGGATTCCAGAGTAGTTTTCTTGGTTCCAGGGGACCCATTCATGGCCACAACCCACATAGCCTTAAGGCTTGAGGCTGAGAAGAAAGGCATAAAGACATGGGTCGTGAACTCGTCATCCATCGTAGCGGCCGCTGCAGGGGCCTGTGGGCTCCAGATCTATAAGTTCGGGGAATCAGCCACCGTTGTTTTTCCAGAAGGTGATACGGTTTCTATGAAGCCTTACGATACCGTGCTTAAGAACCTTGAACGTGGATTACATACGCTTCTCCTACTCGACTATAGGGCTGAAGAAGGCCGTGCTATGACCGTAAACTATGCTTTGAAACTACTGAGAGACGTCGAGAAGATTAGAAGAATGGGGATTTTCAACGACGATAGGCTTGTAGTAGGGTTAGCCAGGTTAGGTTACGATAATTATAAGGTTAAAGGAGGACCTTTAAAGGATGTTTTAAACGAGGATTTTGGAGAACCGCCCCATTGTATCGTCATCCCGGGTAGCCTCCACTTTATGGAGGCCGAGGCCTTAAAGATATTGGCAGATGTCAAGGAAACGTTTTCTAAGAGAGAAGGTGATGCTAGGAGCTATGTACCTTTAGATAGGCTGAACCGGTACATATCTGGTGTTGAAAAGGTTTTTAGGGATATCCGTCTCCTAGAATCATCTAGGTTGGTCGATAGAGGAGATGTAGCTAAAGCCTTAGATTGGGCGAGAAACTACTATGAGGATTCAAGAGCCTTTAGGGATAGAGGAGACCTGGTCAGCAGCCTCGTAGCAGTAGCCTACTGCGAGGGAATACTCGAGGGACTGAGGCTTCTGAACCTCGTAGACTTCAAGTGGGAGGGAGAGGTCTGATGGGTAAGACCGTTCTCGTGGGGGGTGTTTTCGACATACTTCACCCAGGCCATGTCGAGCTTCTTAGGAGGGCTAAGTCTCTAGCCGGTAGAGACGGTAAGCTTGTGGTCCTCGTAGCGAGAGACTCGACTGTCGAGAAGACCGAAGGAAGAAGGCCTGTGATGCCTGAAGAAGCTAGAAAATTCATCCTAGAAAACCTCAAACCGGTAGATGAAGCCATATTGGGTTTAGACCCCCCCTCTGTCGATAGGGTTTTAGCGATGGTTAAGCCGGACATAGTGGTTCTAGGATACGACCAAGGTCGTCTAGAGAAAACGGTGAAAGATTCCGCTAAACGGCTTGGGTTGAGGATCGAAGTAGTTCGGATGGAGAAGTTCAACCGATACATGCCCAATAGCTCCTCAGACATCAAACGTCTCATAGCTATACGTTATGCGGGGAGATAGTCGTGAAGAAGAGGCAGGTTTTCTGGAGGTATCTTCCTCTAGTCTTGAGACTTATAGAGATGGGGGCTTGGAGAGACTGGGTATACACGACGACAGTCGACCTGGCCTCTAGGACAAGGCTTCCCCAGCAAACGGTTTCAAGAGTGCTAAAGGCTCTCGAAAGCACGGGGTTCATCGAGAGAAGAAAAACCGGTAGAGGGGTTAGGGTTAGACTCACCGAGAAGTGCCTCGGTGCTTTAAGACCGGTTTACGAAAGACTTTTACCGGTCTTTGAAGGATTTAGAACATTGAGGTTTTCAGGCATCGTCACCAGTGGGTTTGGAGATGGTGTACATTACGTTCAGGTTTACATGGAGAGGTTTGAAGAGAAACTGGGTTTTAAACCGTATCCTGGGACGCTTAACCTCAGGATAGTCGATAGAGAGGACCTTAAAACCGTTTTCACGATAAGGGGTTTACCGGCTTTGAGAATAGAGGCTTTCAAGAGAGAGGGGAGGATCTATGGAGCTGTAAGCTGC from Candidatus Bathyarchaeota archaeon includes these protein-coding regions:
- a CDS encoding TldD/PmbA family protein, with the translated sequence MIDLLKEVVDRGLRLGADYVDIRLESYEGVAIRIRKGVLDAAATSITEGVGVRVLADGSWGFSFTEKISRDSLYKAVENAVKMAKASALAKTKPVKLAEVKTVRDRCTAEVKESPIDVPTEEKVRLAFEVDRFLRAYRGIREDTVHYGDSVFRKIFVNSEGSEITIEGCRVSLGIYAVGGSPTSPSSAHELIGGVGGYELVKGDISLKTAETVAERVIRLAEAGIPRGGAYTVVLDNELLGLIVHEAFGHTAEADMVISGSILTGKLGETVASELVTIVDDPGPIHANGWTPYDDEGVKARKVVIVDKGVLREYMHNRETAALMNAEPAGNARAQSYGFPPLIRMRNTYMEPGDWSPEEIIEDTREGFYLKGGVGGQADSNGEFMFSVQEAWRIENGELKEPYRGVTVSGNAVDVLKSIDAVGRDLKISSPGTCGKGQLVPVDGGGPHIRCKLIVGGMR
- a CDS encoding TldD/PmbA family protein — its product is MSLSELAVKYALRLGASEAHSVESEGEVIRVEVERDTISSVSYGRSSSLSLAVITGNRIGFSSMKNPTEESIKLLAERGYELAKALKPNPYWKGLPKPKPYPHVEGLYDRKISELGVEEAVELMKTAVSIVKDRDSRVSVVNGTLSVSSSNRTIANSEGIYCEERFTTMYCGLLTVAKEGGEVGSFAYEDHSSRRMDLDIENLAIKAAEKALASLRPKTLKSFKGTVIFDPDVSRMLFSALSAAYNGLNIWRGISPLKGRLGEKIATEQLTIVDDGVRPWGLASSKADGEGSPRRTTVVIEDGILKAFINNTFTARLLNMEETGNAAGLLDVAPSNTVVKPGDYDVEEMVCETDVGLYVGRLSGHIRFEDGLISGTAKQAFLIKNGERRYPVTECMISGNLYDILKNITGLSREVEVKWSTIVPTVMVENVSIIGGGKP
- a CDS encoding alpha/beta fold hydrolase — its product is MSRSVQRLLKPILSISFSLTLVLSILSFTVQTPRRFSNPPTVGDIGFWNISRAVEEPLDIKFYDEETRKGYDHLVKVRWLTYVSEYYGGAEVRINGFIAQPADQTKPLPAILMLHGTNGSSRGFLDQAVYIASRGYVVMAIDAPGCGESSKEPACTVWNIVNVSGGPKGAYYYHAAWSALRAVTVLTSLPEVDPDRIVVAGASMGGLETYMVAAVDPRVKAAIPIVASGNYRDLVMAGSLANLMAPEELDINSEEAELLLKFLDVYFYAAELDKPVFMLVSTNDEFFTLHAINDTFNVIPYPGKLMNLAPNWGHFEAYDGWIAAATLWLDSLFKGGDPIPVPKVSYRIVNWKLEVEANYAEGYTASIVWKSGFPGSMWVRKPMRLEDGRWVGEVEPVLPSKVFFYVAFEREGVQICTSPVYETRLTSLHLPLLLLVVTAISVVYHRRRLFEAVDREHIVGLSGWLLAALGFLGSYIVIPDRTEVMLWDLLERYGLTVGLNPWLTGTLVVLLALHLTLALLKPRLCIIPASISFIALLSILGVIQNLVFKRLTVTLGYGVYLLLTAVIVHAAHLGFEALLSKLKRKRVNVIKR
- a CDS encoding ECF transporter S component, whose protein sequence is MKKMVGRSSSLEIAFTIVFGALSVLLTLLKGFTTFPFPVLTYLKFEIAEIPCMVAYLAMGFKPGMASAIVYWLVLTPIGEFTPLGPAMKFAALASLILGMEAGRRLCGKNKSYMASVKTLSVSMVLGTIARVIVMSVFNYLVLVVLFPEFLDLASMMLKAAGLNAGTPANALITALTLTAVFNVIHSILSVLLPYLIVKTIVRLHPGLFRRTHRPTTA
- a CDS encoding aldo/keto reductase → MRMVLLGNTGLEVSRLCIGTDYSEVYGSPEGEGVQIFLEGFKQGVNFWDTAESYGSYPAMQAALKQIDREKIVITGKSYGASRREVERDLEDALREIGTTYADIFMLHAVDSMEEFRRRRDALDFLLEMKEKGIVKAVGVSTHSARVAWSMAEVPEIDVVLTVLNIKGLRLTDGDLDLAKSAVKRLYEAGKGVYLMKVLARGRLADMYEEALRYVFRIPYVHSISVGIKSLNELREAVRIANEATPELNNRR
- the dph5 gene encoding diphthine synthase, yielding MYSLPLVGEGELIFVGFGLGDLGLTVKGLEIVKNADKIYVETYTNYTPDWVVERLEELSGRRFERVSRKELEESGGATLLETASDSRVVFLVPGDPFMATTHIALRLEAEKKGIKTWVVNSSSIVAAAAGACGLQIYKFGESATVVFPEGDTVSMKPYDTVLKNLERGLHTLLLLDYRAEEGRAMTVNYALKLLRDVEKIRRMGIFNDDRLVVGLARLGYDNYKVKGGPLKDVLNEDFGEPPHCIVIPGSLHFMEAEALKILADVKETFSKREGDARSYVPLDRLNRYISGVEKVFRDIRLLESSRLVDRGDVAKALDWARNYYEDSRAFRDRGDLVSSLVAVAYCEGILEGLRLLNLVDFKWEGEV
- a CDS encoding FAD synthase; amino-acid sequence: MGKTVLVGGVFDILHPGHVELLRRAKSLAGRDGKLVVLVARDSTVEKTEGRRPVMPEEARKFILENLKPVDEAILGLDPPSVDRVLAMVKPDIVVLGYDQGRLEKTVKDSAKRLGLRIEVVRMEKFNRYMPNSSSDIKRLIAIRYAGR
- a CDS encoding CTP-dependent riboflavin kinase; the protein is MKKRQVFWRYLPLVLRLIEMGAWRDWVYTTTVDLASRTRLPQQTVSRVLKALESTGFIERRKTGRGVRVRLTEKCLGALRPVYERLLPVFEGFRTLRFSGIVTSGFGDGVHYVQVYMERFEEKLGFKPYPGTLNLRIVDREDLKTVFTIRGLPALRIEAFKREGRIYGAVSCYRALIGDAIEGAIVVPERTHYGPDIVELIAPENIREKLGLKDGDKVSVEVRVDV